One genomic region from Sander lucioperca isolate FBNREF2018 chromosome 3, SLUC_FBN_1.2, whole genome shotgun sequence encodes:
- the LOC116060508 gene encoding uncharacterized protein LOC116060508 has translation MELKRPVRDRISLVLLILGNITTALSGQTLDCTNDYESLVFCHFEAQNCSEYKLTFRSNNGYGEKHSNFKPCDTAQCCSVHQEEILVVGESFTATVWKGGNHIESKIINVTDSIKPKTPTIVSVNESNGNFHVKWKQNVKESLRDNLAANVTYHKKGDAKKVYAVVKPTTLDEFSHYEILGRNLKPNTTYAVSVKSYLDLSGKFSDSSEEWEFTTRVPDF, from the exons ATGGAGTTAAAGAG GCCAGTTCGCGATAGGATATCCTTGGTCCTTCTTATTTTGGGGAATATTACAACAGCTCTCTCTG GCCAAACTCTTGACTGTACCAACGACTATGAGTCACTAGTGTTTTGCCACTTTGAAGCGCAAAACTGCTCTGAATACAAGTTGACTTTCCGGAGCAACAACGGATACGG GGAGAAGCACAGCAATTTTAAACCATGTGACACTGCACAGTGTTGCTCTGTCCACCAAGAAGAGATACTTGTTGTAGGAGAGTCTTTTACAGCCACAGTTTGGAAAGGAGGCAATCACATAGAGTCCAAAATCATCAACGTCACAGACAGCA TAAAGCCCAAAACCCCAACAATTGTCTCAGTGAACGAATCAAATGGGAATTTTCATGTCAAGTGGAAGCAGAACGTGAAGGAAAGTTTAAGAGATAACTTGGCTGCTAATGTGACTTACCATAAAAAAGGAGACGCAAAAAAG GTGTATGCTGTTGTCAAACCAACTACTCTCGACGAATTTAGTCACTATGAAATACTTGGTCGTAACTTGAAGCCAAATACAACATATGCAGTCAGCGTGAAAAGCTACCTAGACTTGAGCGGAAAGTTCAGTGACAGTAGTGAAGAGTGGGAATTCACAACCC GTGTTCCTGATTTCTGA